A window of the Branchiibius hedensis genome harbors these coding sequences:
- a CDS encoding zinc-binding dehydrogenase codes for MRALRKTAPGPGNVELVEVDPPTLKPGQILLDVAAVALCGTDRSAITRSSAYPVPRTLGHEVAGRVAAIASDVQTDLKVGDPVTVETDAYRCGQCAYCLVGQANRCPHRKGIGTTVDGGLAEQLAMPAETVHRLPDDLALTAGALTEPLAIAVHAVIERSPSLAGEVVVVVGPGAVGMLCAQVARAVGATVVLVGRSRHQARLNRARAMGIDHVVASDQVDVATYVADLTGGYGAHSVFECSGAASALEGSADYLRKGGRLVLVAFYHDRPAVDVTQLIEREYELVGSRGKAPSSFRIALRLMASGQVDLDSVIGEVLPVADWEHALELMADGVKVVLTMGPREAQPVRGLATAVAG; via the coding sequence ATGCGCGCGTTGCGAAAGACGGCTCCCGGGCCGGGAAATGTCGAGCTGGTCGAGGTGGACCCGCCGACGCTGAAGCCCGGTCAGATTCTTCTCGACGTCGCGGCGGTGGCGCTATGCGGCACAGATCGGTCCGCGATCACCAGATCCAGCGCGTACCCCGTCCCTCGGACGCTGGGTCATGAGGTCGCCGGTCGAGTGGCGGCAATCGCATCCGATGTGCAGACCGACCTCAAGGTCGGCGACCCCGTGACCGTTGAGACTGACGCCTATCGGTGCGGTCAGTGCGCGTATTGCCTTGTCGGACAGGCCAACCGGTGCCCTCACCGCAAAGGGATCGGCACGACCGTCGACGGCGGGCTGGCCGAGCAGCTCGCGATGCCGGCCGAGACCGTCCACCGGCTGCCTGACGACCTTGCCCTCACGGCCGGTGCGTTGACCGAGCCGCTGGCCATCGCCGTACACGCCGTCATCGAGCGCAGTCCGTCGCTGGCGGGAGAGGTAGTAGTGGTGGTCGGTCCGGGGGCCGTGGGGATGTTGTGCGCCCAAGTGGCACGGGCAGTCGGCGCGACGGTCGTCCTGGTGGGTCGCTCACGCCACCAGGCGCGGTTGAACCGAGCGCGTGCGATGGGTATCGACCACGTGGTGGCTTCCGATCAGGTGGACGTTGCTACCTACGTCGCCGATCTGACCGGCGGCTACGGCGCGCACAGCGTTTTCGAGTGCAGCGGCGCCGCATCGGCGTTGGAGGGCAGCGCCGACTACTTGCGAAAGGGGGGGCGCCTGGTGTTGGTGGCGTTCTACCACGACCGCCCCGCGGTCGACGTCACTCAACTGATCGAGCGTGAGTACGAGTTGGTTGGTTCGCGCGGGAAGGCGCCGTCCAGTTTCCGAATCGCACTGCGCCTCATGGCTTCTGGTCAGGTGGATCTCGACAGTGTTATTGGCGAGGTGCTCCCAGTGGCCGATTGGGAACATGCGCTGGAGTTGATGGCCGACGGTGTCAAGGTCGTCTTGACGATGGGGCCGAGGGAGGCACAGCCGGTCCGTGGACTGGCCACCGCCGTCGCGGGATAG
- a CDS encoding FGGY family carbohydrate kinase, translated as MNAPTSNGFLMGLDAGTSVVKAAIFDQAGNEMSRGARTVPIVNPQPHLAEEDMDLVWEAAAGAIQDALVNGSVRAEEILGVCATGQGDGSWMVGSDGKPAGPAILWTDGRTGDLLDQWYDSGAVAKQFPISGTGPYAGTTSALLRWRQDNEPSLLAPGNTNLWCKDWVEYGLTGDLSTDPSDASLAGIDVRARTWSEDVFDILGIDQRTRDVLPKLRNPTEQCGTVTRHAAGVTGLIEGTPVFKGQMDITASSLGVGVARPGDCMAVIGTAGIVTVATNDLSGDILPRTSAG; from the coding sequence ATGAACGCACCAACCAGCAACGGGTTCCTGATGGGACTGGACGCCGGCACCTCGGTCGTGAAGGCAGCGATCTTCGACCAGGCTGGCAACGAGATGAGTCGCGGGGCCCGCACGGTCCCCATCGTCAACCCACAACCGCACCTCGCCGAGGAGGACATGGACTTGGTGTGGGAAGCCGCTGCGGGGGCCATCCAGGACGCCCTGGTCAACGGATCCGTACGCGCCGAAGAGATTCTGGGCGTGTGCGCCACCGGGCAAGGAGACGGCAGTTGGATGGTCGGATCCGATGGCAAGCCCGCCGGACCGGCGATCCTGTGGACCGATGGACGCACCGGTGATCTGCTGGACCAGTGGTACGACAGCGGGGCCGTGGCCAAGCAATTCCCGATCAGCGGAACCGGTCCGTACGCCGGCACCACCTCCGCCCTGTTGCGCTGGCGCCAGGACAACGAGCCGTCGCTACTTGCCCCGGGCAACACCAACCTGTGGTGCAAGGACTGGGTGGAGTACGGCCTCACCGGCGACCTCAGCACCGATCCCTCGGATGCCAGCCTCGCGGGCATCGACGTACGTGCCCGGACCTGGTCCGAGGACGTGTTCGACATCCTGGGCATCGACCAGCGCACCCGTGACGTACTCCCGAAGTTGCGCAACCCCACCGAGCAGTGCGGCACGGTCACCCGCCACGCGGCTGGCGTGACGGGCCTCATCGAGGGCACGCCGGTGTTCAAAGGACAGATGGACATCACCGCGTCCTCATTGGGCGTCGGCGTGGCCAGGCCCGGTGACTGCATGGCGGTCATCGGTACGGCGGGGATCGTCACGGTGGCGACCAACGATCTATCCGGCGACATTCTGCCCCGGACGTCGGCTGGGTGA
- a CDS encoding xylulokinase, with protein MIPHGPDSWIRGLGMNCCTPNVDWFLREFGEPFRSEAAAQPGGQLFSYLDQKIAQTPIGSGGVIFHGYLAPGGERAPFVKPSARGSFNGLTGGHDRWHMLRSVYEGVAYGIRDCLDAIPTPVDTVRMAGGGANSPVWSQIFADVLNRRIIIPAGTEFGAKGAAIVGGVGLGIYDSYEAGADATVTITREYEPNPQRAALYSEFFEVYRSLRASTVDVWDQLQSATRKASVFVA; from the coding sequence GTGATCCCGCACGGCCCAGATAGTTGGATCCGGGGGCTGGGCATGAACTGCTGCACACCAAACGTCGACTGGTTCCTGCGCGAGTTCGGTGAGCCGTTCCGCAGCGAGGCCGCGGCGCAACCCGGCGGCCAGCTGTTCTCCTACCTTGACCAGAAGATCGCGCAGACTCCGATCGGCTCCGGCGGTGTCATCTTCCACGGATACCTGGCTCCCGGTGGTGAACGTGCGCCGTTCGTCAAGCCCAGCGCGCGCGGCTCCTTCAACGGGCTGACCGGTGGCCATGACCGCTGGCACATGCTGCGATCGGTCTACGAGGGCGTTGCCTACGGCATCCGGGACTGCCTCGATGCGATCCCGACCCCGGTGGACACCGTGCGGATGGCTGGCGGTGGTGCGAACAGCCCGGTCTGGTCCCAGATCTTCGCTGACGTGCTCAACCGGCGGATCATCATCCCCGCTGGAACCGAGTTCGGCGCCAAGGGTGCGGCCATCGTCGGCGGCGTGGGCCTGGGCATCTACGACTCTTATGAGGCGGGCGCCGACGCGACCGTGACCATCACCCGTGAGTACGAGCCAAACCCGCAGCGTGCGGCGCTCTACAGCGAGTTCTTCGAGGTTTACCGCTCCCTGCGAGCTTCGACCGTCGACGTGTGGGACCAGTTGCAGTCAGCGACCCGCAAGGCGAGCGTGTTCGTCGCCTGA